A stretch of the Marasmius oreades isolate 03SP1 chromosome 8, whole genome shotgun sequence genome encodes the following:
- a CDS encoding uncharacterized protein (MEROPS:MER0060647) — protein sequence MSLPSLADLAVRPTLLRSPASQYQVPTPLATTVQGDRNDNEDSLIEAVLELSDGSAYRGISFGTQSKSVAGECVFQTGMVGYTESLTDPSYEGQILVLTYPLVGNYGVPERPKNPLEDLPIEFESSRIHVAALVVGYYSEDFSHFLAKSSLGAWLKENGVPAIYGVDTRVLTKKIREQGSMLGKVLARKPGHRLPSSFRAAESRDVSRAPSPHHLQSASWRENYIDIPFYDPNQTNLVAAVSIPQPKVYKPTTEPVMHPTKARPIRVLAIDVGMKYNQIRCFIQRGVELKVIPWNYDLLAEEEDYDGLFISNGPGDPTLVSETVSRISKVLSFQKVKPVFGICLGHQLLALAAGATTSKMKYGNRGHNIPCTDLLSGRCYITSQNHGYQVDGGNSLPAGWKELFVNANDGSNEGIYCVDKPFFSVQFHPESTPGPRDTEFLFDVFIRNVVDCVAMDGVGLKPLEMPGGKKEENDRRVPHAQVTKVLILGSGGLSIGQAGEFDYSGSQAIKALKEEGIYTIMVNPNIATIATSKGLADKVYFLPVTPDFVRKIIKYEKPDGIYVTFGGQTALNVGIKLKDEFEELGVKVLGTPIDTIIMTEDRQLFANAMAEIGERCAKSFSATNIEEAVAAAADIEYPVIVRAAYALGGLGSGFAQDESGLKALCEKAFATSPQVLVEKSMKGWKEIEYEVVRDCRDNCITVCNMENFDPLGIHTGDSIVVAPSQTLSDSDYNMLRTTAINVIRHLGVVGECNIQYALNPDSQEYCIIEVNARLSRSSALASKATGYPLAFIAAKLGLGVPLNEIKNSVTKVTSACFEPSLDYVVVKIPRWDLKKFSRVSRLLSSSMKSVGEVMSIGRTFEETIQKAIRAIDDQFSGFTKNDFVENIDEELVNPTDKRIFAISTAFHRGYSVDKIWQMTNIDKWFLTKLQYIFKMEVYLSKEALNISTITEDELKRAKQLGFSDRELAACLGSTELAVRRLRQEHGIMPFVKQIDTVAAEFPAFTNYLYTTYNATSHDIAFNDRGVVVLGSGVYRIGSSVEFDWCAVRAIRTLRDQGLPTVMVNYNPETVSTDYDEADRLYFENISLETILDIYDTERARGVILSMGGQTPNNIALPLFRQNVKIYGTSPEMIDTAENRFKFSRLLDTIGVDQPLWKEMTSIEEAYAFCDKVGYPVLVRPSYVLSGAAMNVVSTADDLSNYLTQATAVSREHPVVITKYIEQAKEIEMDAVAKDGKMVMHYISEHVENAGVHSGDATLIHPPQDLDPQTIRQIEDATAKIGNALNVTGPFNIQFIAKNNEIKVIECNLRAARSFPFVSKVTGIDAIEMATKVMLGIPVEIYPDPGLPSDYVGVKVPQFSFSRLSGADPVLGVEMASTGEVACFGKDKYEAYLKALISTGIVPPEKNILFSIGSYREKLELLPSVQKLHAAGYNIFATSGTADFLAEHNVPCKYLEALGNDTREQKSEYSLTQHLANNLIDMYINLPSKNHYRRPASYASKGYHTRRMAVDFAVPLITNVKNAKMLAEALVRKLPLDVSSIDSKSSHISHTFPGLVNVAAFVPEIVVKGSKDLVEATRASISAGFTTSVIIPQGQNSGIVDRRTLDIAQVNLSSGSYCNVAFCVSASADNVQSIDDELKAEARALFIPFRINNVSIPMTAVAAHFASWPTEKPIVTDAKGSDLASLLLLASLNNRSIHVTDVQTIGDMLLISLSKAKNLKVTCDVSVYALFFTREQFPSSTCLPSAENQKALWQNLDILDAFSVGNLPYRLGMETDHSASLHSGVEEALPLLLTAVTERRLTLEDIKLRLHDNPVQIFGLPDQSHTHVEVIVGRKAPYPKRSTLWSPLYSGIKVTGAVHRVTVHGQTTFLDGTLSHTPLGRDISSATLLHAPSTAAPPAPKEHESSQTNLLPVTSHSMGSSLHGPAVRQIAFDVPRPSFHRRHILSVKQFTRQDLYDLFSLAHEMRLLVERNGTLDILKGKVLCTAFYEPSTRTSASFDAAMKRCGGEVIQISADTSSVVKGETLEDTIRTLGCYGDAIVLRHPDVGSAQLAAKFSPVPIINAGDGIGEHPTQALLDVYTIRSELGTMNGKTVTILGDLKNGRTVHSLVTLLSLYSVCLNFVSPPSLSMPSNVVSTARKAGIVVNQYESLEEVLSDTDVLYVTRVQKERFTSEAEWQQVKNAYRVDHSVLARAKEEMIIMHPLPRLNEIDPEVDFDSRRAVYFRQMRYGLFIRMALLASVLGPNV from the exons ATGTCACTCCCAAGCCTAGCAGATCTTGCTGTTCGACCGACTCTTCTACGCTCCCCGGCAAGCCAATATCAAGTCCCTACACCGTTGGCCACCACTGTCCAAGGGGATCGAAATGACAATGAGGACAGTCTCATTGAGGCCGTCCTCGAACTAAGCGACGGCTCGGCATACAGAGGTATTAGTTTTGGTACACAAAGCAAAAGTGTAGCAGGAGAATGCGTCTTCCAAACAG GAATGGTCGGATACACTGAGTCGCTCACCGATCCGTCGTATGAAGGCCAAATCCTCGTGCTCACATATCCTCTGGTTGGCAACTATGGTGTGCCCGAGCGACCAAAAAACCCTCTTGAAGACCTACCCATTGAATTCGAATCTTCCAGAATCCACGTAGCAGCTCTTGTTGTTGGATACTACTCCGAAGACTTCAGTCATTTCCTCGCAAAATCCTCTTTGGGTGCTTGGCTTAAAGAGAACGGTGTTCCAGCTATATACGGTGTTGACACGCGTGTTCTCACCAAGAAAATTAGGGAACAGGGCTCTATGTTGGGAAAGGTTCTCGCAAGGAAACCAGGACACAGACTTCCTTCCTCATTTAGGGCCGCAGAGTCGAGGGACGTATCAAGAGCACCTTCGCCCCACCATCTGCAGTCTGCCTCATGGAGAGAAAACTACATCGACATTCCTTTTTACGATCCTAACCAGACCAACCTCGTTGCCGCTGTCTCCATCCCCCAGCCAAAGGTGTACAAACCGACCACCGAACCGGTCATGCATCCTACTAAAGCTCGCCCAATTCGTGTTCTCGCGATCGACGTTGGGATGAAGTACAACCAGATTCGATGCTTCATTCAGCGCGGTGTCGAGCTCAAGGTAATTCCATGGAACTACGACTTGTTAGCCGAAGAGGAGGATTATGACGGGCTCTTTATTTCGAACGGTCCCGGTGATCCCACCTTGGTCTCCGAGACTGTTTCCCGCATATCCAAAGTTCTCTCCTTTCAAAAAGTCAAACCCGTATTCGGGATTTGTTTGGGTCACCAACTTCTTGCGCTCGCAGCTGGTGCGACGACTTCTAAGATGAAGTATGGTAATCGTGGACATAATATCCCGTGTACAGATCTCCTCTCAGGACGTTGCTATATTACCTCCCAGAACCACGGGTACCAAGTGGATGGAGGGAACTCACTACCTGCTGGGTGGAAGGAGCTGTTTGTGAATGCCAACGACGGAAGCAACGAGGGTATCTACTGTGTTGACAAACCTTTCTTCTCCGTTCAATTCCATCCCGAGTCAACTCCTGGCCCAAGAGACACagagttcctcttcgatgtCTTTATCAGGAATGTGGTGGATTGTGTCGCTATGGATGGAGTAGGGCTCAAGCCACTCGAGATGCCCggtggaaagaaagaagagaacgaTAGACGCGTTCCACATGCTCAAGTCACAAAAGTTCTCATTTTGGGTTCTGGTGGTCTTTCTATCGGACAAGCCGGGGAGTTCGACTACTCAGGTTCACAAGCGATCAAGGCGCTCAAGGAGGAGGGAATCTACACCATCATGGTAAATCCTAACATTGCCACCATCGCCACTTCCAAGGGTCTCGCCGATAAGGTCTACTTCTTGCCAGTCACACCTGACTTTGTTAGGAAGATCATCAAGTACGAGAAACCTGATGGTATCTATGTCACCTTTGGAGGACAAACGGCCCTGAACGTCGGTATCAAGCTAAAGGATGAGTTCGAGGAGCTGGGGGTTAAGGTATTGGGAACCCCGATCGATACGATTATCATGACCGAAGACCGACAATTGTTTGCGAATGCGATGGCTGAGATTGGTGAGCGGTGTGCGAAGAGTTTCTCGGCAACGAACATCGAGGAGGCCGTAGCCGCGGCAGCTGATATTGAGTATCCGGTGATTGTCAGAGCAGCATATGCTCTGGGTGGGTTGGGAAGCGGTTTCGCGCAAGATGAGTCTGGATTGAAGGCGTTGTGTGAAAAGGCTTTCGCGACTAGCCCTCAGGTTCTGGTGGAGAAGAGTATGAAGGGATGGAAGGAGATCGAGTACGAAGTCGTCAGAGACTGCAGAGATAACTGTATCACCGTCTGCAATATGGAG AACTTTGACCCATTGGGAATCCATACCGGTGACTCCATCGTCGTCGCACCTTCTCAGACCCTCTCCGACTCGGACTATAACATGCTCAGAACGACTGCTATCAACGTTATCAGGCATCTCGGCGTCGTCGGTGAATGCAACATTCAGTATGCCCTCAATCCTGACTCGCAAGAGTATTGCATCATCGAG GTCAATGCACGTCTTTCTCGTTCATCCGCACTTGCCTCCAAAGCTACAGGTTACCCTCTTGCCTTCATTGCCGCTAAGCTCGGTCTAGGGGTCCCCCTCAATGAGATTAAGAACTCGGTCACTAAAGTCACCTCGGCATGCTTCGAGCCCAGCTTGGACTACGTCGTTGTAAAAATTCCTCGCTGGGATTTGAAGAAGTTCAGCCGAGTATCACGACTGTTGAGCAGCAGCATGAAGAGTGTCGGGGAGGTCATGTCCATCGGTCGTACATTCGAGGAGACCATTCAAAAGGCAATTCGAGCCATCGATGACCAATTTAGTGGATTCACGAAAAACGATTTCGTTGAGAACATTGATGAAGAGCTCGTGAATCCTACCGACAAACGAATTTTCGCAATTTCCACCGCATTCCATCGAGGATACAGCGTCGATAAGATTTGGCAGATGACTAATATCGACAAGTGGTTCTTGACCAAACTGCAGTACATCTTCAAGATGGAAGTGTATCTCTCGAAAGAGGCTCTGAACATCTCAACTATTACCGAGGACGAGCTGAAAAGGGCTAAGCAGCTCGGGTTCTCGGACAGAGAGCTCGCAGCCTGTTTGGGGTCTACGGAGCTTGCGGTTAGGAGACTCAGGCAAGAACATGGGATCATGCCTTTCGTGAAGCAGATAGATACCGTCGCAGCGGAATTCCCGGCCTTCACCAACTACCTCTATACGACTTACAACGCCACCTCTCATGATATCGCCTTCAATGACCGTGGTGTCGTGGTTCTGGGTTCCGGTGTGTACAGAATTGGTTCTTCGGTCGAGTTCGATTGGTGTGCCGTTCGTGCGATTAGGACTCTACGCGATCAAGGTCTTCCCACCGTTATGGTGAATTACAACCCTGAAACGGTCAGTACGGACTACGATGAAGCAGACCGGCTGTATTTTGAGAACATCAGCCTCGAGACCATTCTCGATATTTACGACACGGAGAGGGCCAGGGGTGTCATCTTATCCATGGGTGGTCAAACCCCCAATAACATCGCACTCCCCCTGTTCAGACAAAACGTGAAGATATATGGAACCTCTCCTGAGATGATCGACACAGCCGAAAATCGATTCAAATTTTCACGACTGCTGGATACCATCGGCGTTGACCAACCGCTTTGGAAGGAGATGACGAGTATTGAGGAGGCCTATGCGTTTTGTGATAAAGTCGGTTATCCCGTGCTTGTTAGGCCATCATACGTCCTTTCGGGAGCAGCGATGAACGTCGTCTCGACAGCGGATGACCTTTCCAATTACTTGACTCAGGCCACCGCAGTCTCAAGGGAACACCCGGTGGTTATTACGAAGTATATCGAGCAGGCGAAGGAGATTGAAATGGATGCTGTCGCGAAGGATGGAAAGATGGTTATGCATTACATTTCTGAGCATGTCGAGAACGCTGGTGTTCACTCCGGGGATGCAACGCTTATCCATCCTCCGCAAGATCTCGACCCGCAGACTATACGCCAAATCGAAGATGCGACGGCAAAAATTGGGAATGCTCTCAATGTTACGGGTCCCTTCAATATCCAGTTCATCGCAAAGAATAACGAAATCAAGGTTATCGAATGCAACCTTCGAGCAGCAAGGTCGTTCCCTTTCGTCTCAAAGGTTACCGGGATTGATGCGATCGAGATGGCAACGAAGGTCATGTTAGGGATACCAGTTGAAATCTACCCCGACCCTGGACTACCTTCCGACTACGTTGGCGTAAAGGTGCCCCAGTTCAGTTTTAGTCGTTTATCTGGTGCAGATCCAGTTCTAGGAGTCGAGATGGCCTCGACGGGTGAGGTTGCTTGCTTCGGTAAAGACAAGTACGAGGCGTATCTCAAGGCCCTCATATCCACCGGAATCGTTCCTCCTGAAAAGAACATCTTGTTTTCTATCGGGAGTTATAGGGAGAAATTAGAGTTATTACCATCCGTACAGAAACTTCATGCTGCTGGATATAACATCTTTGCAACATCCGGTACGGCAGATTTCCTGGCAGAGCATAATGTACCGTGCAAG TACCTCGAAGCCCTCGGTAACGACACTCGAGAACAGAAGTCCGAGTACTCTCTCACTCAGCACCTTGCGAACAACCTTATTGACATGTACATTAATCTTCCTTCAAAGAACCATTACCGTCGTCCTGCAAGCTACGCGAGCAAAGGTTATCATACGCGTCGTATGGCCGTCGATTTCGCTGTTCCCCTAATCACGAACGTTAAAAACGCTAAAATGTTAGCAGAAGCGCTTGTTCGAAAGTTGCCCCTGGATGTATCTAGCATAGACTCCAAGAGCTCTCATATCAGTCACACCTTTCCAGGGCTCGTTAACGTCGCTGCTTTCGTTCCCGAGATTGTTGTCAAGGGGAGCAAAGATTTGGTAGAGGCTACTCGAGCGTCGATCAGTGCTGGTTTTACGACCTCCGTGATCATTCCCCAAGGACAAAACAGCGGAATTGTCGACCGCCGAACTCTAGATATAGCTCAGGTGAACTTGTCCAGTGGCTCCTACTGCAATGTTGCGTTTTGTGTGTCTGCCTCTGCAGACAATGTTCAGTCAATCGATGACGAACTGAAAGCAGAAGCTAGAGCATTATTCATCCCCTTCCGAATCAATAACGTCTCTATTCCAATGACTGCTGTCGCCGCCCATTTCGCATCATGGCCTACAGAGAAACCAATCGTGACCGATGCCAAAGGCTCCGATCTGGCATCCTTGCTTTTGCTCGCCAGTCTGAATAATAGGAGTATCCACGTCACGGACGTGCAGACAATTGGTGACATGCTGCTGATATCGTTGAGTAAGGCGAAAAACCTCAAAGTGACTTGCGATGTCTCGGTCTATGCACTGTTCTTCACTCGTGAACAATTCCCTTCCTCGACTTGCCTTCCATCTGCCGAGAATCAAAAAGCACTGTGGCAAAATCTCGATATACTCGACGCTTTCTCGGTCGGCAACTTGCCTTATCGATTGGGTATGGAAACTGACCACAGCGCCTCATTACATTCGGGAGTCGAAGAAGCCCTTCCTTTGTTGTTGACCGCTGTTACTGAGCGACGCCTCACATTGGAGGATATCAAGCTGCGTTTACATGACAACCCCGTGCAGATATTCGGTCTGCCTGATCAATCCCACACCCATGTTGAGGTCATTGTCGGACGTAAGGCTCCTTATCCTAAGCGTTCGACTCTCTGGTCTCCGCTGTACAGTGGTATCAAAGTAACTGGTGCTGTTCACCGAGTTACCGTACATGGGCAGACGACGTTCTTAGATGGAACCCTGTCTCATACCCCTCTAGGACGAGACATCTCCTCCGCGACCCTCCTTCATGCGCCTTCAACCGCCGCACCCCCTGCACCAAAGGAACACGAGTCATCTCAAACCAATTTGCTGCCTGTCACGTCGCATTCCATGGGATCATCATTGCATGGCCCCGCTGTCCGGCAAATTGCATTCGACGTTCCTCGCCCATCTTTCCATCGCCGACACATTTTGTCTGTGAAGCAATTTACTCGTCAGGATCTTTACGACCTATTCTCTTTGGCCCACGAAATGCGTCTGTTGGTGGAACGCAATGGCACTTTGGATATTTTGAAGGGCAAAGTGCTATGCACCGCTTTTTATGAACCTTCGACGAGGACGAGTGCTTCGTTTGACGCCGCCATGAAGCGTTGTGGGGGTGAAGTTATCCAGATTTCTGCCGACACCTCGTCCGTTGTGAAGGGCGAAACACTCGAAGATACTATCAGAACCCTTGGTTGCTACGGTGACGCGATTGTTCTTCGCCATCCCGATGTTGGAAGCGCACAACTTGCTGCAAAGTTCTCTCCCGTACCAATCATCAACGCCGGCGATGGCATTGGAGAACATCCTACTCAA GCATTGCTGGATGTTTACACCATTCGTTCCGAATTGGGTACCATGAACGGCAAAACGGTCACCATTCTCGGTGACCTCAAAAATGGCAGGACTGTGCACAGTCTCGTCACCTTACTGTCCCTATACTCTGTGTGCCTCAACTTTGTTTCTCCTCCCTCTCTTTCTATGCCTTCCAATGTCGTTTCTACTGCTCGTAAGGCTGGTATTGTTGTCAACCAGTACGAGAGCCTGGAAGAGGTCTTGTCGGATACGGATGTTCTATACGTCACTCGCGTCCAGAAGGAGCGATTTACGAGCGAAGCTGAATGGCAACAGGTCAAGAATGCATACCGTGTGGATCATTCTGTACTCGCAAGAGCGAAGGAGGAGATGATCATCATGCATCCACTGCCTCGTTTGAATG AAATCGATCCCGAAGTGGACTTCGATTCTCGTCGTGCCGTGTACTTCCGGCAGATGCGATATGGTCTTTTT ATCCGGATGGCTTTGCTTGCCAGTGTTCTGGGTCCAAACGTTTGA